One stretch of Bremerella cremea DNA includes these proteins:
- a CDS encoding gamma-glutamylcyclotransferase family protein, giving the protein MPDEVVAFFAYGTLKRGEVREKHWPARPLAVLRGSIPGSLWEVADYPGLKLEGETRVLGEIWLFPASQEARILEVLDEVEGYPSLYSREVIECETLDGQPISAMVYVYNQPILPSHALVPADAQGFVTWRGPNQRFS; this is encoded by the coding sequence ATGCCTGACGAAGTCGTCGCTTTTTTTGCCTATGGAACGCTAAAACGTGGGGAAGTCCGCGAGAAGCATTGGCCTGCCCGACCACTTGCGGTCCTGCGAGGATCGATCCCTGGCTCTCTCTGGGAAGTGGCCGACTACCCTGGTTTGAAGCTGGAAGGGGAAACGCGGGTGCTGGGGGAAATTTGGTTGTTCCCGGCCAGTCAAGAAGCGAGAATATTGGAAGTATTGGACGAGGTGGAAGGCTACCCGTCGCTTTATTCGCGCGAGGTGATCGAGTGTGAAACGTTAGACGGACAGCCGATTTCTGCGATGGTTTACGTTTACAATCAACCAATATTGCCTAGCCACGCGTTGGTCCCTGCCGATGCCCAAGGCTTCGTAACGTGGCGCGGGCCAAATCAGCGTTTCTCGTAG